Proteins co-encoded in one Armatimonadota bacterium genomic window:
- a CDS encoding dihydrodipicolinate synthase family protein, producing the protein MGRGLPWEGVFAAIITPFDEDGRIDEKGFSTIVERFTEWGIHGLVIAGHNGESWALRAGERSRLVRLARGVFGDRLPVVVGIDAVAPAEIIEEAHQVLDAGADGIMVEPPFLVTTATRDETLTRYRAVLDGAGCPVLVYNNPRRTQINLTLDITVELARHERVVGVKESVRDLAHLIMLIRQVGDDATVFVGPAPFILPGLIMGAKGFISSGPLELLGPRGVELYEAARAGDLERARPLAYTATAMYPVLFGIGTWPASLKAAMKMLGLPAGVPRAPVLPLDRQATEKLRQHMIELGILQGAAARA; encoded by the coding sequence ATGGGGAGAGGGCTGCCGTGGGAAGGGGTCTTCGCGGCCATCATCACACCGTTTGATGAGGACGGACGGATCGACGAGAAGGGCTTCTCGACCATCGTCGAGCGCTTCACCGAGTGGGGGATCCACGGACTGGTCATCGCCGGCCACAACGGCGAGTCGTGGGCGCTGCGGGCCGGCGAGCGGTCGCGCTTGGTGCGGCTCGCCCGCGGGGTCTTCGGCGATCGGTTGCCGGTGGTGGTGGGCATCGACGCTGTGGCGCCGGCCGAGATCATCGAGGAGGCCCACCAGGTGCTCGACGCCGGGGCCGACGGCATCATGGTGGAGCCGCCTTTCCTGGTGACGACCGCAACCCGCGACGAGACGCTGACGCGCTACCGCGCGGTGCTCGACGGCGCCGGGTGCCCGGTCCTCGTCTACAACAACCCGCGCCGCACCCAGATCAACCTGACCCTGGACATCACGGTCGAGCTAGCTCGCCACGAGCGGGTCGTGGGCGTCAAGGAGAGCGTGCGCGACCTGGCGCACCTGATCATGCTCATCAGGCAGGTCGGCGACGACGCGACGGTGTTCGTCGGGCCGGCGCCGTTCATACTGCCCGGCCTGATCATGGGCGCGAAGGGCTTCATCAGCTCGGGCCCCCTCGAGCTGCTCGGGCCCAGGGGCGTCGAACTTTACGAGGCCGCGCGGGCCGGCGACCTGGAGCGCGCGCGGCCGCTAGCGTACACGGCCACCGCGATGTACCCTGTGCTCTTCGGGATCGGCACCTGGCCGGCATCGCTGAAGGCGGCGATGAAGATGCTCGGCCTGCCCGCGGGCGTGCCGCGGGCGCCGGTGCTGCCGCTCGATCGGCAGGCCACCGAGAAGCTGCGCCAGCACATGATCGAGCTGGGAATTCTGCAAGGCGCGGCCGCGCGGGCGTGA
- a CDS encoding aspartate aminotransferase family protein, whose protein sequence is MDELGTRLPEIRVTPPGPRSRALLDRLRPVESPAALWAEPPEVPVVWARARGANVEDADGNVLIDWTAGFSVAIAGHGNPAIVAAVKEQADRLLHAQGVLNASDRRVELVERLAALVPRPLEVVHLTTTGSEAIDVALKTAVLATGRTRFLAFQDGYHGKGLAGTSLSANRKFRAPFAPVLANATHLPFPYAYRSVFGGTPQECTDRCLAYIADLMDNPASGLVGIAAMIVEPVQGNGGWIVPPPSFLRGLRALCDRHGILLITDEIITGFGRTGRWFACEHSDVTPDLMVCGKGMASGLPISAVIGTHEVMRHWRPMLQTSTFLGHPLGCAAALASIGEIERLGLVPRAAALGERFYAALQRLAGRHPLIGDVRGLGMMQAIELVTDRETKAPAAAEAAAVVAGALRRGLLINNRGGRLGNVLKFSPPLVITEVQLETGLQILDEAIEEVEARMPGRMTV, encoded by the coding sequence ATGGACGAGCTCGGCACCAGACTCCCTGAGATCCGCGTGACTCCGCCGGGGCCGCGCAGCCGCGCGCTGCTCGACCGGCTGCGGCCCGTCGAGTCGCCCGCGGCGCTGTGGGCCGAGCCGCCCGAGGTCCCGGTCGTGTGGGCTCGTGCCCGCGGCGCCAACGTTGAGGACGCCGACGGCAACGTGCTCATCGACTGGACCGCCGGCTTCTCGGTGGCCATCGCCGGGCACGGGAACCCGGCCATCGTCGCGGCGGTCAAGGAGCAGGCCGACCGCCTGCTGCACGCCCAGGGCGTGCTCAACGCGTCCGACCGCCGCGTCGAGCTGGTGGAGCGGCTCGCGGCTCTGGTCCCGAGACCGCTCGAGGTCGTGCACTTGACGACTACCGGCTCGGAGGCCATCGACGTCGCGCTGAAGACCGCGGTGCTCGCCACCGGTCGCACGCGCTTCCTGGCCTTCCAGGACGGTTACCACGGGAAGGGCCTGGCCGGCACCAGCCTCTCGGCGAACCGCAAGTTTCGCGCGCCGTTCGCGCCCGTGCTCGCCAACGCCACGCACCTGCCGTTCCCCTACGCGTACCGCAGCGTATTCGGCGGGACACCGCAGGAGTGCACCGACCGGTGCCTGGCGTACATCGCCGACCTGATGGACAATCCTGCGAGTGGCCTGGTCGGCATCGCCGCGATGATCGTCGAGCCCGTGCAGGGCAACGGCGGCTGGATCGTCCCGCCGCCGTCGTTCCTGCGGGGCCTGCGGGCGCTGTGCGACCGCCACGGCATCCTGCTCATCACCGACGAGATCATCACCGGCTTCGGTCGCACCGGCCGGTGGTTCGCCTGCGAGCACAGCGACGTGACGCCCGACCTGATGGTGTGCGGCAAGGGCATGGCCAGCGGGCTGCCGATCTCGGCGGTCATCGGCACCCACGAGGTCATGCGCCACTGGCGGCCGATGTTGCAGACGAGCACCTTCCTGGGCCATCCCCTGGGATGCGCTGCCGCGCTGGCCTCGATCGGCGAGATCGAGCGGCTGGGCCTGGTGCCGCGCGCGGCGGCGCTGGGCGAGCGGTTCTACGCCGCCCTGCAGCGGCTGGCCGGCCGGCACCCGCTCATCGGCGACGTGCGCGGGCTGGGCATGATGCAGGCGATCGAGCTCGTCACCGATCGTGAGACGAAGGCGCCGGCGGCGGCCGAGGCCGCGGCCGTCGTGGCCGGCGCCCTGCGGCGGGGGCTGCTCATCAACAACCGCGGCGGGCGGCTGGGCAACGTGCTGAAGTTCTCGCCGCCGCTTGTCATCACCGAGGTGCAGCTCGAGACAGGGCTGCAGATCCTGGACGAGGCGATCGAGGAGGTGGAAGCCCGGATGCCCGGGCGGATGACGGTGTAG
- a CDS encoding MFS transporter, with the protein MPAWTPALPIRARPGREGEAWRLLVLLFTEALSSYMLRPVVPLLAVALGAGPAIAGTLLATQEAVSALVRIPAGAMAVVVGRRSVLLVCFVGGMLAAALFVLAPSIGWLFLAQVLWGASTASFWPVQWAYLTDLAMPQQNAAVVGFGMGVSGLGLLVGPLAGGAAADAWGMRAPFALVGFLMVASFAVVWMLPRWTGRTAAGELLLLGAARAGRRALAMLRHRPVAASCAGSFINQTVDGASTVFIPLQLHAAGLPIAAIGALITMRKATTVLMRFLFPALNRRLPLSAIVAAGFALDLGGLTAFALAGQWWWLALAALVSGTGGGVGEPAAKTLVANSTRDEQRDLGLSVEGTALVIGRATGAVGLGVLAATAGVTSAMLAAMLMLAGLATGVALWWRQVERPRPAAAMAFGN; encoded by the coding sequence ATGCCGGCCTGGACGCCGGCCCTGCCGATCCGCGCCCGGCCGGGTCGCGAGGGCGAGGCGTGGCGCCTGCTGGTCTTGCTCTTCACCGAGGCGCTCTCGTCGTACATGCTGCGCCCGGTCGTCCCGCTGCTCGCCGTGGCGCTCGGCGCGGGGCCGGCGATCGCCGGGACGCTGCTCGCGACGCAGGAAGCCGTCTCGGCCCTGGTCCGTATCCCAGCCGGCGCGATGGCGGTCGTCGTGGGACGCCGGTCGGTGCTGCTGGTCTGCTTCGTGGGCGGGATGCTGGCCGCCGCGCTCTTCGTCCTGGCCCCGTCGATCGGCTGGCTGTTCCTGGCGCAGGTGCTGTGGGGCGCGTCTACGGCGTCGTTCTGGCCGGTGCAGTGGGCCTACCTGACCGACCTGGCGATGCCGCAGCAGAACGCCGCGGTCGTCGGGTTCGGGATGGGCGTCAGCGGCCTGGGGCTCCTGGTCGGCCCGCTGGCGGGCGGCGCAGCAGCCGATGCCTGGGGGATGCGGGCGCCATTTGCCCTGGTGGGGTTCCTGATGGTGGCTTCATTCGCCGTGGTCTGGATGCTGCCGCGCTGGACCGGCCGGACGGCCGCGGGCGAGCTTCTGCTGTTGGGCGCCGCGCGCGCGGGCCGGCGGGCCCTGGCGATGCTGCGCCACAGGCCCGTGGCCGCTTCATGCGCCGGCAGCTTCATCAACCAGACCGTCGACGGCGCGTCCACGGTCTTCATCCCGCTGCAGCTCCACGCGGCGGGGTTGCCCATCGCCGCGATCGGTGCCCTGATCACGATGCGCAAGGCGACGACCGTGCTCATGCGGTTCCTGTTCCCGGCGCTCAACCGGCGCCTGCCCCTCAGCGCAATCGTCGCCGCGGGGTTCGCACTCGACCTGGGCGGGCTCACGGCATTCGCGCTAGCCGGGCAGTGGTGGTGGCTGGCGCTCGCGGCGCTGGTCTCGGGGACCGGCGGCGGGGTCGGCGAGCCGGCCGCGAAGACCCTGGTCGCCAACTCGACGCGCGACGAGCAGCGCGACCTGGGGCTGAGCGTTGAGGGCACCGCGCTCGTGATCGGCCGGGCGACAGGGGCGGTGGGACTGGGTGTGCTCGCCGCCACGGCGGGCGTGACCAGCGCCATGCTGGCGGCCATGCTCATGCTGGCCGGGCTGGCGACCGGCGTGGCGCTCTGGTGGCGTCAGGTCGAGCGGCCGCGGCCCGCGGCCGCGATGGCGTTCGGCAATTGA
- a CDS encoding ABC transporter permease translates to MSRSVVVITAPAGAGIRRPRPVARHLRRHLKGIVGLVIFAAAVVGALGAPWISTYNPRVADPTNRLLPPAWAGGQPGYVLGTDQLGRDLFTRLLYGARISLAVGMLSVAISAPLGVLAGLVGGFRGGLTDEVVMRIVDSQLSIPFLLLAIAIIAVVGVSTVNTIVVLGIGGWPTYARMVRGEVLSLRAQEFVEAARAIGASDVRIVFRHILPHVMTTTTVIASFAVAHMILLESTLSFLGLGVQPPTPSWGQMLADGKSYVSLAPWLAIFPGLAIAVTVLAINFIGDWARDVLSPQTRTL, encoded by the coding sequence ATGAGCAGGTCTGTCGTCGTCATCACCGCGCCCGCGGGTGCCGGCATCCGACGGCCCCGGCCGGTGGCCCGTCACCTCCGGCGCCACTTGAAGGGGATCGTCGGCCTAGTCATCTTCGCGGCCGCCGTCGTCGGCGCGCTCGGCGCGCCCTGGATCTCCACCTACAACCCGCGCGTCGCCGACCCCACCAACCGCCTCCTGCCTCCGGCGTGGGCCGGGGGCCAGCCCGGGTATGTGCTCGGGACCGATCAGCTCGGCCGCGATCTCTTCACGCGGCTGCTCTACGGCGCCCGGATCTCGCTGGCCGTGGGGATGCTCTCCGTGGCCATCTCTGCACCGCTCGGCGTGCTGGCCGGGCTGGTGGGGGGATTCCGGGGCGGGCTCACTGACGAGGTCGTGATGCGGATCGTGGACAGCCAGCTCTCGATCCCGTTCCTGCTGCTGGCCATCGCCATCATCGCGGTGGTCGGCGTCAGCACGGTCAACACCATCGTGGTGCTCGGCATCGGCGGCTGGCCCACCTACGCGCGCATGGTGCGGGGCGAGGTGCTGTCGCTGCGGGCGCAGGAGTTCGTGGAGGCAGCGCGGGCGATCGGCGCCTCAGACGTGCGCATCGTGTTCCGGCACATCCTCCCCCACGTGATGACCACGACGACGGTCATCGCGTCGTTCGCGGTGGCGCACATGATCCTGCTAGAGTCCACGCTGTCGTTCCTCGGGCTCGGCGTGCAGCCGCCGACGCCGTCGTGGGGGCAGATGCTCGCCGACGGTAAGAGCTACGTCAGCCTGGCCCCGTGGCTGGCCATCTTCCCCGGCCTGGCCATTGCGGTGACGGTGCTGGCGATCAACTTCATCGGCGACTGGGCGCGGGATGTGCTCAGCCCGCAGACGCGCACCCTGTGA